One window of Erinaceus europaeus chromosome 6, mEriEur2.1, whole genome shotgun sequence genomic DNA carries:
- the LOC103125832 gene encoding lysozyme-like protein 1 isoform X1: MPLASVSLCRDHHLPMDTQTQQVSGVCPRRPGLSPCVLSTPCSSGPGMKAASVLVLLGCLLSAQPKVYTRCKLAKIFSRAGLDNFQGFSLGNWICLAYYESRYNTTAQKQLKDGSTDYGIFQINSFTWCRREKLQEQNRCHVACSALLTDDLTDAIICAKKIIKETEGMNYWQGWKSHCEGKDLSEWKKGCEVS; the protein is encoded by the exons ATGCCCCTGGCATCGGTCTCCCTGTGCAGGGACCACCATCTGCCCATGGACACTCAGACCCAGCAGGTCTCAGGAGTCTGTCCGAGGAGGCCTGGGCTGAGTCCCTGTGTCCTGTCCAC GCCCTGCTCCTCTGGCCCGGGGATGAAGGCGGCCAGCGTCCTGGTCCTGCTGGGCTGCCTGCTGTCTGCCCAGCCCAAGGTCTACACCCGCTGCAAACTGGCCAAGATCTTCTCCAGGGCCGGCCTGGACAACTTCCAGGGCTTCAGCCTTGGCAACT GGATCTGCCTGGCATACTACGAGAGCCGATACAACACGACGGCACAGAAGCAGCTGAAGGACGGCAGCACCGACTACGGAATCTTCCAGATCAACAGCTTTACCTGGTGCCGCCGTGAGAAGCTGCAGGAGCAAAACCGCTGCCACGTGGCCTGTTCAG CCCTGCTCACGGACGACCTCACGGACGCCATCATTTGCGCCAAGAAGATTATCAAGGAGACAGAAGGGATGAACTACTG GCAGGGCTGGAAGAGCCACTGTGAGGGCAAGGACCTCAGCGAGTGGAAGAAGGGCTGCGAGGTCTCCTGA
- the LOC103125832 gene encoding lysozyme-like protein 1 isoform X2 — protein sequence MKAASVLVLLGCLLSAQPKVYTRCKLAKIFSRAGLDNFQGFSLGNWICLAYYESRYNTTAQKQLKDGSTDYGIFQINSFTWCRREKLQEQNRCHVACSALLTDDLTDAIICAKKIIKETEGMNYWQGWKSHCEGKDLSEWKKGCEVS from the exons ATGAAGGCGGCCAGCGTCCTGGTCCTGCTGGGCTGCCTGCTGTCTGCCCAGCCCAAGGTCTACACCCGCTGCAAACTGGCCAAGATCTTCTCCAGGGCCGGCCTGGACAACTTCCAGGGCTTCAGCCTTGGCAACT GGATCTGCCTGGCATACTACGAGAGCCGATACAACACGACGGCACAGAAGCAGCTGAAGGACGGCAGCACCGACTACGGAATCTTCCAGATCAACAGCTTTACCTGGTGCCGCCGTGAGAAGCTGCAGGAGCAAAACCGCTGCCACGTGGCCTGTTCAG CCCTGCTCACGGACGACCTCACGGACGCCATCATTTGCGCCAAGAAGATTATCAAGGAGACAGAAGGGATGAACTACTG GCAGGGCTGGAAGAGCCACTGTGAGGGCAAGGACCTCAGCGAGTGGAAGAAGGGCTGCGAGGTCTCCTGA